The Papaver somniferum cultivar HN1 chromosome 3, ASM357369v1, whole genome shotgun sequence genome includes a region encoding these proteins:
- the LOC113357570 gene encoding E3 ubiquitin-protein ligase UPL2-like isoform X1 yields MASLRSSLPARLRQLLSGDGGAVGPSLKLESEPPPSIKTFIDNVIKTPLHDIAIPLTGFRWEYNKGNFHHWRPLFLHFETFFKTYISHRRDLLLSDNILDNDDAFPKHAILQILRVMQTILENCPNKSSFAGVEHFKLLLASTDPEILIATLETLCTLVKINPSKLHVSGKLIGLGSINSYLLSLAQGWGSKEEGLGLYTCITSNERIEEELSSSLSDVDKEGAKSQYRLGSTLYFEFHGVNAQSTEGSGAMTKSSDLRVIHISDLHTQQEDDLLLLKQCVEQYNVPQEHRFSLLSRIRYARSFCSPSACRLYSRICLLAFIVLVQSNDAHDEIVSFFANEPEYTNELIKIVRSEETIPGTIKTLAMLVLAAQLAAYSSSHDRARILSGSSIIAAGGNRMVLLNVLQKAVSSMKSSNDPSTLSLVEALLQFYMLHVISSSSSGSAIRGSGMVPTLLPVLQDVESAHMHLVCLAVKALQKLMDYSNAAVSLFKDLGGVELLAQRLHIEVNRVIGLSGPNDNSMIVEDIPNFDDDHLYAQKRLIKALLKALGSATYAPANSSRSHNSHDNSLPISLSTIFRNVERFGGDIYFSAVTVMSELIHKDPTCFSALHELGLPAAFLSSVAAGILPSSKAITCVPSGLGAICLNAKGLEAVNDTTALRFLVDIFTSRKYVLAMNEGVVPLANAVEELLRHVSSLRGTGVDLIIEIIDKLGAFGDDGCSGTSEKGESSNAMETDSEDKKNEGPGSLVSTANSTSDGISDERFVQLCIFHVMVLVHRTMENSETCRLFVEKKGIDALMRLLLRPSIAQSSEGMSIALHSTVVFKGFTQHHSAPLAHAFCVSLRENLKKALGGFDSASGSFLLAPKSTPDKAIFSCLFIVEFLLFLAASRDNRWVAALLMEFGNGSKDVLEDIGRVHREVLWQIALLEDTPVDIEDNSSGSTTDAQKLETNADQSDEQRVNSFRQQLDPLLRRRSSGWSVESQFFDLINMYRDLGRASGGPQRLGMDGSSNPLLRSGHQFNVAGSSEVNGSSKVEGDKQRSYYSLCCDMMRSLSYHISHLFSELGKVMLLPSRRREDSLNVSPASKSVASTFASIVLGHLNFGGHVDPSKSEASISTKCRFLGKVIDFADGILLGRSDSCNAILVNCFYGHGVVQAVLTTFEATSQLLFAVNRAPASPMETDDLKSNQGDKEETDHSWIYGPLASYGTLMDHLVTSNLIISSFTKHLLGQPLTNGNISFPRDAEAFVKVLQSMVLKAVLPIWTHPQFSDCSYEFITTIVSIMRHIYSGVEVKNVTSSSGTRAAGPPPNEAAISTIEEMGFSRLRAEEALRQVGTNSVEMAMEWLFSHPEEVQEDDELARALAMSLGSGKSAMEDDEKEVIPDQEEEALQLPPVDELLLTCTRLLQVKESLAFPIRDLLVMICSQNDGEYRAKVITFIIDHVKLCSSVSESGTSNVLSALFHVLALVLHEDAVARKVALENGLVTIASDLLSQWDPSSQGGEKLHVPKWVTSSFLAIDRLLQVDPKLGSELPEQLKKDVPDTNQSSLVIGEDKPNKLQSTLGLGQPGIGVHEQKRLVEIACRCIKLQLPSETMHVILQLCATLTRTHAVAVSFLDEGGLPSLLSLPTCSLFSGFDNIAATIVRHILEDPQTLQQAMETEIRHSLVAATNRHSNGRLTPRNFLLNLASVISRDPVVFMQASQSTCQIEMVGDRPYVVLLKDREKDKSKEKEKRQSADGKPVSCDINTQTPGSGSAKGLDSSIKSAKVHRKSPQSFTSVIELLLDSVITYVPSPQNDSSGDGLSGAPTLSEMDIDDTADKGKGKAIETVPENNETSGQEASASLAKTVFVLKLLTEILLTYSSSVPILLRRDAEISNCRGPPLMGPPEICCGGIFHHILHKFLPYAGSHKKEKKVDGDWRQKLATRAGQFLVASCIRSTEGRKRVFTDVDNVFIEFVESSIGFRPPDCYIQAYTDLLNDILAARSPMGSYISAEASATYIEVGLVKSMTKALRVLDLDHADSSKVVTGMVKALELVTKEHVHASDSTKGENSEKPADENQIERTEAGVDRFQPSETADHNEIVSDHVGPFNAVQTSVSSEFVTDDMENDGDLDGGFGPGAEDDFMHESEETGILENGMETVGIRFDIQRNGQNDLADEEEDDDDDDEMSEDDEGDEVDEDDDEDDDDDEEHHDLDEDEVHHMSHPDTDQEDQEIDEDEFDEDVMEEEDEDEDEEDDEDGVILRLEEGINGINVFDHIEVFGRENNFPNDALHVMPVEVFGSRRQGRTTSIYNLLGRSVDNGAPSQHPLLTEPSSSLHPSPFRQSGDIILSDRNLENASSRLDTIFRSLRSGGRHGHRFNMWVEDSQQRGGSSAPVIPQGLEELLVSQLRRPTPEKPSENTNGMDIQAEGEGAQLEQPETGVTVGPPVESNGETSIPASGSELVEAENSNVAPEANEFLQGADASSAHAQAVDMQYERNETVVRDVEAVSQESGESGATLGESLRSLEVEIGSADGHDDGGERQGSTDRLPLGDLQPARPRRANPLTNPMPPSSRDASLHSVSEVSENPDQGADQSVLASDQQIDRAVDSSSIDPAFLDALPEELRAEVLSAQQGQVAQPSNAQPENANDIDPEFLAALPPDIRAEVLAQQQAQRLHQSQELEGQPVEMDTVSIIATFPAELREEVLLTSSDAVLANLTPALVAEATMLRERVAHRYHSRTLFGMYPRNRRGESSRRGDALGSSVDRAGGNLASRRSVGGKLIEAEGAPLVDTEALKALIRLLRIVQPIYKGQLQKLLLNLCAHHETRAGLVQILMDMLMLDTRKPVHQLSDGSEPSYRLYSCQSYVMYSRPQFLDGVPPLVSRRILETLTYLARNHPNVAKLLLQLELPRSPARELHGSDQGRGKAVMVMEDDDKQHQEGDASIVLLLSLLNLPLYLRSIAHLEQLLNLLEVVIDNAESSSNTSNTTEVSPTEQPSGPEIAASDVGLNSDVGASSNDAMPTKSETSKPSTSSHANKECDVHSVLLGLPQAELRLLCSLLAREGLSDNAYALVSEVLKKLVAIAPTYCHLFIRELATSVENLSRSAIGELQVFGEAEKALLSSTSNDGTAILRVLQALSSLVACLQEKEKDPEGKDQTDTQTQVRGINSVLDPLWLELSTCISKIESYSDAVPDLFPASRSLSPTTASAVSPLPAGTQNVLPYIESFFVTCEKLDPLQAGASNDLSAAGTSETEEATTSSGQQRTTSASNAKGDEKNAVFVKFSEKHRKLLNAFIRQNPGLLEKSFSLMLKVPRFIDFDNKRSHFRSKIKHQHDHHHSPLRISVRRAYILEDSYNQLRMRSTQDLKGRLTVHFQGEEGIDAGGLTREWYQLLSRVIFDKGALLFTTVGNESTFQPNPNSVYQTEHLSYFKFVGRVVGKALFDGQLLDVHFTRSFYKHILGVKVTYHDIEAIDPDYFKNLKWMLENDISDVLDLTFSMDADEEKLILYERAEVTDYELIPGGRNIRVTEENKHEYVDLVAEHRLTTAIRPQINAFLEGFNELISRELISIFNDKELELLISGLPDIDLDDMRANTEYAGYSSASPIIQWFWEVAQGFSKEDKARLLQFVTGTSKVPLEGFSALQGISGSQRFQIHKAYGSADHLPSAHTCFNQLDLPEYPSKQHLEERLLLAIHEANEGFGFG; encoded by the exons ATGGCTTCCTTGAGATCGAGTTTGCCAGCTAGGTTGCGGCAGCTCTTATCTGGTGATGGAGGAGCTGTTGGCCCTTCTCTAAAGCTTGAGTCTGAGCCT CCTCCTTCAATTAAGACTTTTATTGATAATGTGATCAAGACTCCATTACATGATATAGCCATACCTCTTACAGGCTTCAGATGGGAGTACAATAAG GGAAATTTTCACCATTGGAGGCCGCTTTTTTTGCATTTTGAGACCTTTTTCAAGACATATATCTCTCATAGGAGAGATCTTCTATTATCTGATAACATTTTGGACAATGATGACGCTTTCCCCAAGCATGCCATCCTGCAGATTTTAAGGGTGATGCAAACAATTCTAGAGAATTGCCCTAACAAGAGTTCATTTGCCGGAGTAGAG CATTTCAAGCTCTTACTTGCATCGACAGACCCTGAGATTCTTATTGCTACTTTGGAGACTCTCTGTActttggtgaagataaacccgtCGAAGCTACATGTGAGTGGTAAGTTGATAGGGTTGGGCTCGATTAATAGTTATCTTCTCAGTCTGGCACAAGGATGGGGAAGCAAAGAAGAAGGACTGGGTCTATATACATGTATTACATCAAATGAGAGAATAGAAGAGGAACTTTCTTCCTCTCTGTCTGATGTGGATAAGGAAGGTGCCAAATCTCAGTATAGGTTAGGTTCAACCCTTTATTTTGAATTCCACGGGGTTAATGCTCAGAGCACTGAGGGAAGCGGTGCCATGACAAAGTCTTCTGACTTGCGTGTCATACACATTTCTGATCTGCATACACAACAGGAAGATGATTTATTATTGCTGAAGCAGTGTGTCGAGCAATACAATGTACCTCAAGAGCACAGGTTCTCATTGCTGTCCAGAATTAGATATGCTCGGTCATTCTGTTCTCCTAGCGCCTGCAGACTTTATAGCAGGATCTGCCTTCTTGCATTTATTGTGCTTGTGCAATCTAATGATGCTCATGATGAGATTGTATCTTTCTTTGCGAATGAGCCGGAGTACACAAACGAGTTGATCAAGATTGTTCGATCAGAGGAAACTATCCCTGGAACCATAAAGACCCTTGCTATGCTTGTGTTAGCTGCACAGTTGGCTGCATATTCGTCCTCTCATGATCGGGCCCGCATATTGAGTGGATCAAGCATCATCGCTGCTGGGGGGAACCGCATGGTTCTTCTGAATGTGCTTCAGAAAGCCGTTTCGTCAATGAAGAGTTCTAATGATCCGTCAACTCTTTCTTTGGTTGAAGCACTTCTACAATTTTACATGCTCCATGTTATATCCTCTTCAAGTTCAGGGAGCGCCATTAGAGGTTCAGGAATGGTTCCAACACTCTTGCCTGTACTTCAAGATGTTGAGTCTGCACATATGCATCTGGTCTGTCTTGCTGTAAAAGCTCTGCAGAAACTCATGGATTATAGTAATGCTGCTGTTTCTCTGTTCAAAGATTTGGGTGGAGTAGAACTCTTGGCTCAGAGGTTACATATTGAAGTAAATAGAGTTATTGGTTTGTCTGGTCCAAATGATAACTCAATGATCGTGGAAGACATACCAAATTTTGACGATGATCATTTGTATGCACAGAAGCGCCTCATCAAGGCTTTACTAAAGGCACTCGGTTCTGCCACTTATGCCCCTGCAAACTCTTCAAGGTCACATAACTCTCATGATAACTCATTGCCAATCTCTTTGTCAACCATTTTTCGTAATGTTGAGCGATTTGGGGGGGACATTTATTTCTCAGCAGTGACTGTTATGAGTGAACTTATCCACAAGGACCCGACCTGTTTCTCTGCATTGCATGAATTGGGTCTTCCTGCAGCCTTTCTGTCTTCAGTGGCGGCTGGAATACTTCCATCCTCAAAAGCTATAACATGTGTTCCTAGTGGGTTAGGTGCGATCTGTCTTAATGCTAAAGGCTTAGAGGCAGTTAATGACACCACGGCTTTGCGATTCCTTGTAGACATCTTTACTTCCAGGAAATATGTGTTAGCTATGAACGAGGGTGTTGTCCCTTTGGCAAATGCAGTGGAAGAGCTTTTGCGGCATGTGTCTTCATTGAGAGGCACTGGTGTTGACCTAATAATCGAAATTATTGATAAACTTGGTGCCTTCGGGGATGATGGGTGTTCTGGGACATCTGAAAAAGGGGAAAGCAGTAATGCAATGGAAACAGACTCTGAAGACAAAAAAAATGAAGGTCCGGGAAGCTTAGTTAGCACAGCCAATTCAACTTCTGATGGCATCAGTGATGAGCGATTTGTTCAGCTGTGCATCTTTCATGTGATGGTACTTGTTCACAGAACGATGGAAAACTCAGAAACTTGTAGATTATTTGTTGAGAAGAAGGGGATTGATGCTTTGATGAGGCTTTTGTTGCGACCTAGCATTGCTCAATCATCTGAAGGGATGTCTATTGCTTTGCACAGCACTGTGGTTTTTAAGGGTTTTACCCAGCATCACTCTGCTCCGTTGGCACATGCCTTCTGTGTCTCTCTTAGGGAAAATTTGAAGAAAGCTCTAGGAGGGTTTGATTCGGCTTCTGGTTCATTTTTGCTGGCTCCAAAGTCCACACCTGATAAAGCGATTTTTTCTTGCCTTTTTATTGTGGAGTTCCTTCTCTTTCTTGCTGCATCTAGAGATAACCGTTGGGTAGCTGCTTTACTGATGGAGTTTGGTAATGGTAGCAAGGATGTTCTGGAAGATATAGGGCGTGTCCATCGAGAGGTTTTATGGCAGATTGCTCTCCTTGAAGATACACCAGTTGACATTGAGGATAACAGTTCTGGTTCCACAACCGATGCACAGAAATTAGAAACAAATGCAGATCAAAGCGACGAACAGAGAGTCAACTCTTTTAGGCAGCAACTTGATCCGTTACTCAGGCGAAGATCATCTGGATGGAGTGTTGAATCTCAATTTTTTGACCTTATAAACATGTATCGAGATCTTGGTCGTGCAAGTGGTGGTCCGCAGAGGCTGGGTATGGATGGTTCTTCTAATCCACTTCTTAGATCTGGCCATCAGTTTAATGTAGCTGGCTCTTCTGAAGTTAATGGGTCTAGTAAAGTGGAAGGTGATAAGCAGAGATCATACTATTCATTGTGCTGTGACATGATGAGATCACTTTCTTATCATATCAGCCATCTGTTCTCAGAGTTGGGAAAAGTTATGTTGCTTCCTTCACGTCGCCGGGAAGATTCTCTTAATGTGTCCCCTGCTTCAAAGTCCGTTGCTTCCACTTTTGCCTCCATTGTCTTGGGACACTTGAATTTTGGTGGGCATGTTGATCCCTCTAAATCAGAGGCTTCCATATCAACTAAGTGTAGGTTCCTTGGCAAGGTTATTGATTTTGCAGATGGCATTCTGCTTGGCAGATCAGACTCCTGCAATGCTATTTTAGTGAACTGCTTCTATGGCCATGGGGTTGTTCAGGCAGTATTGACCACTTTTGAAGCTACAAGTCAATTACTTTTTGCAGTCAACAGAGCCCCAGCCTCCCCCATGGAGACAGATGACCTGAAATCTAATCAGGGTGACAAGGAAGAAACAGATCATTCTTGGATATATGGTCCGTTGGCCAGTTATGGCACACTAATGGATCACCTAGTCACTTCAAACCTGATCATTTCTTCTTTCACAAAGCATTTGCTTGGACAGCCTCTTACAAATGGAAACATTTCTTTTCCAAGAGATGCAGAAGCATTTGTAAAGGTTCTCCAATCCATGGTTCTGAAGGCAGTGCTTCCTATATGGACTCATCCTCAATTTAGTGACTGCAGTTACGAGTTCATTACGACCATTGTTTCCATCATGAGGCATATATATTCTGGAGTGGAAGTTAAAAATGTTACTAGCAGCAGTGGAACTCGTGCAGctggtcctcctccaaatgaAGCTGCTATATCAACAATTGAAGAGATGGGCTTTTCCAGGTTGAGGGCTGAAGAAGCTCTGAGGCAAGTGGGAACAAATAGTGTTGAGATGGCAATGGAGTGGTTGTTTTCACATCCAGAGGAGGTccaagaagatgatgaacttgCTCGAGCTCTTGCTATGTCTCTTGGGTCTGGGAAGTCGGCCATGGAAGATGATGAAAAAGAGGTCATCCCAGATCAGGAGGAAGAAGCACTCCAGCTTCCACCCGT TGATGAACTGTTACTAACGTGTACACGGCTTTTGCAGGTGAAAGAATCTCTAGCTTTTCCTATCAGAGACCTGCTTGTAATGATATGCTCCCAAAATGATGGTGAATACAGGGCTAAAGTTATTACCTTCATAATTGACCATGTAAAGCTATGCAGTTCTGTTTCTGAAAGTGGAACCAGCAATGTGCTATCTGCACTTTTCCATGTTCTAGCCCTTGTTCTTCATGAGGATGCAGTGGCACGAAAAGTTGCCTTGGAAAATGGGCTGGTAACTATTGCTTCTGATTTGCTTTCTCAGTGGGACCCAAGTTCACAAGGAGGGGAGAAATTGCATGTACCGAAGTGGGTCACATCATCTTTTCTTGCAATTGATCGGCTGTTGCAAGTAGATCCGAAACTGGGTTCTGAGCTTCCAGAGCAGTTGAAAAAAGATGTTCCAGATACCAATCAATCATCACTTGTTATTGGTGAGGACAAGCCTAACAAATTGCAATCTACGTTGGGATTAGGTCAACCTGGCATTGGGGTTCACGAGCAGAAAAGACTTGTTGAGATTGCTTGTAGATGTATTAAGCTGCAACTTCCTTCTGAAACCATGCATGTGATTCTTCAGCTATGTGCTACACTTACCAGAACTCATGCTGTTGCTGTGAGCTTTCTCGACGAGGGGGGTTTGCCGTCACTGCTTTCTTTACCAACGTGTAGCCTCTTTTCCGGATTTGATAACATTGCTGCTACCATAGTCCGTCATATTCTTGAAGATCCCCAGACACTTCAGCAAGCAATGGAAACTGAGATACGCCATAGCTTAGTGGCCGCAACAAATAGGCATTCAAATGGAAGGCTCACTCCACGCAATTTTCTGCTAAATTTAGCTTCTGTCATCTCTAGGGATCCAGTGGTGTTTATGCAAGCTTCGCAGTCCACTTGTCAAATTGAGATGGTTGGTGATAGACCATATGTTGTGTTACTGAAAGATCGTGAGAAAGACAAGtccaaggagaaagaaaagcgtCAATCTGCTGATGGGAAACCTGTTTCATGCGATATTAACACTCAGACTCCTGGCAGTGGCAGTGCTAAGGGCTTGGATTCAAGTATCAAAAGTGCCAAAGTTCATCGGAAATCTCCTCAGAGTTTTACAAGCGTGATTGAACTTCTTTTGGATTCTGTAATCACCTATGTACCATCTCCGCAAAATGACAGTTCAGGTGATGGGTTGTCTGGTGCCCCAACATTATCAGAAATGGACATTGATGACACCGCGGATAAAGGGAAAGGAAAGGCAATTGAGACAGTACCTGAAAATAATGAGACCAGTGGCCAAGAAGCTTCTGCATCTCTTGCAAAGACAGTTTTTGTTCTGAAGTTGTTGACCGAGATACTTTTGACATACTCCTCTTCCGTGCCTATTCTTCTTCGAAGAGATGCCGAGATCAGTAACTGCAGAGGTCCTCCTCTAATGGGCCCTCCTGAAATTTGCTGTGGAGGAATATTTCATCATATTCTTCACAAGTTTCTTCCTTACGCTGGAAGccacaagaaggaaaagaaagttgACGGCGACTGGAGGCAGAAACTAGCAACCAGGGCTGGCCAGTTTTTGGTTGCCTCTTGCATACGCTCAACAGAGGGGAGGAAGAGGGTTTTCACGGATGTCGATAACGTGTTTATTGAGTTTGTAGAATCATCTATTGGTTTCAGGCCTCCTGATTGCTATATTCAAGCATATACTGATCTACTCAATGATATCCTAGCTGCTCGCTCTCCTATGGGTTCATATATTTCAGCTGAAGCCTCAGCAACATACATAGAAGTTGGACTAGTGAAATCGATGACTAAAGCTCTTCGTGTCTTGGACCTTGATCATGCTGATTCGTCTAAGGTTGTCACCGGGATGGTTAAGGCTCTTGAGTTGGTGACAAAGGAACATGTTCACGCTTCTGACTCCACAAAGGGTGAGAACTCAGAAAAGCCTGCTGATGAGAACCAAATCGAACGAACCGAAGCTGGTGTTGATAGGTTCCAACCATCAGAGACTGCTGATCATAACGAAATTGTATCTGATCATGTCGGGCCTTTCAATGCAGTACAGACATCTGTCAGCTCAGAATTTGTCACAGATGATATGGAAAATGATGGGGATCTTGATGGAGGTTTCGGTCCAGGAGCCGAAGATGACTTCATGCATGAATCTGAAGAAACTGGCATTCTTGAGAATGGAATGGAAACTGTAGGAATAAGATTTGACATCCAACGGAATGGGCAAAACGACCttgctgatgaagaagaagatgatgatgatgatgatgagatgtCAGAGGATGATGAGGGAGATGAagttgacgaagatgatgatgaagatgacgatgatgatgaggaaCATCATGACCTTGATGAAGATGAAGTTCATCACATGTCGCATCCTGACACAGATCAGGAAGATCAAGAAATTGACGaggatgaatttgatgaagatgTGATGGAGGAagaggatgaggatgaggatgaggagGATGACGAAGATGGTGTAATTCTCAGATTGGAGGAGGGTATAAATGGGATAAATGTTTTTGACCATATCGAGGTTTTTGGTAGGGAAAATAATTTCCCCAATGACGCTCTGCATGTGATGCCTGTTGAAGTTTTTGGTTCTAGACGCCAAGGGCGGACGACATCGATTTACAATCTTCTAGGAAGAAGTGTTGATAATGGAGCACCTTCTCAACATCCTCTCCTGACTGAACCTTCTTCTTCATTGCATCCATCTCCGTTCAGACAATCGG GTGATATTATCTTATCAGATAGGAATTTGGAGAATGCTTCATCCCGGCTGGATACTATTTTCCGGTCACTGAGGAGTGGTGGCCGGCATGGACATCGTTTCAATATGTGGGTAGAGGATAGCCAACAACGAGGTGGTTCCAGTGCACCTGTTATACCACAAGGTCTTGAGGAGCTGCTTGTTTCCCAGTTGAGAAGACCAACTCCTGAAAAACCTTCTGAAAATACAAATGGCATGGATATCCAAGCTGAAGGGGAGGGAGCTCAGTTAGAACAACCAGAAACAGGAGTAACGGTAGGGCCACCTGTTGAAAGCAATGGAGAAACTTCTATCCCAGCATCCGGTTCTGAGTTGGTTGAAGCTGAAAACAGTAATGTTGCTCCAGAAGCCAATGAATTTCTTCAAGGAGCAGATGCATCATCAGCGCATGCTCAAGCTGTTGACATGCAGTATGAACGCAATGAAACTGTTGTGCGGGATGTTGAAGCGGTAAGCCAAGAGAGCGGTGAAAGTGGAGCAACCTTAGGGGAAAGTCTCCGTAGCCTTGAAGTGGAAATTGGAAGTGCTGATGGCCATGATGATGGAGGAGAAAGACAAGGATCTACAGATAGATTGCCGTTGGGTGATCTTCAGCCAGCACGGCCAAGAAGAGCAAATCCATTAACAAATCCCATGCCACCTAGTAGCAGAGATGCTTCACTTCACAGCGTTAGTGAAGTTTCTGAAAATCCTGATCAAGGAGCAGATCAAAGTGTTCTAGCTAGCGACCAGCAGATTGACAGGGCAGTTGATTCCAGTTCAATTGATCCTGCATTCCTGGATGCACTACCAGAGGAGTTGCGTGCTGAAGTACTGTCTGCTCAACAAGGTCAAGTGGCACAACCTTCGAATGCTCAACCTGAGAATGCAAATGATATAGATCCTGAATTCCTAGCAGCCCTCCCTCCAGATATCCGTGCAGAGGTTTTAGCACAGCAGCAAGCTCAGAGATTGCACCAATCCCAGGAACTGGAAGGGCAACCTGTTGAAATGGATACCGTTTCCATTATAGCCACATTTCCTGCTGAATTAAGAGAAGAG GTGCTATTGACATCATCTGATGCTGTTCTTGCCAATCTAACCCCTGCCCTTGTTGCGGAGGCAACTATGTTACGAGAAAGAGTGGCACATCGTTACCATAGTCGTACCCTTTTTGGTATGTATCCTAGAAACCGCAGAGGAGAATCTTCTAGGCGGGGTGATGCTCTTGGGTCGAGTGTGGACAGAGCTGGTGGGAACCTCGCTTCCCGCAGATCCGTAGGTGGGAAATTAATCGAAGCTGAAGGGGCACCTTTAGTTGACACAGAAGCTTTGAAGGCATTGATACGGTTGCTTCGTATTGTCCAG CCCATCTATAAAGGTCAGTTGCAGAAGCTTCTTTTGAACCTATGTGCTCATCATGAGACTAGAGCTGGTTTGGTGCAAATTCTGATGGATATGCTGATGCTTGATACACGCAAGCCTGTCCATCAATTAAGTGATGGGTCAGAGCCCTCATATAGGCTGTATTCTTGCCAGAGTTATGTTATGTACTCCCGCCCTCAATTTTTAGATG GAGTTCCTCCCTTGGTGTCCCGACGTATTCTTGAAACTCTCACCTACTTGGCTCGAAATCATCCAAATGTGGCAAAGCTTTTGCTCCAGCTCGAGCTGCCTCGTTCTCCTGCAAGAGAGTTGCATGGATCTGATCAGGGGCGTGGCAAAGCTGTGATGGTTATGGAAGATGATGATAAGCAGCATCAGGAAGGGGATGCGTCGATTGTCTTGCTTTTGAGTTTGTTGAATCTTCCACTTTATTTGAGGAGCATTGCTCATCTAGAACAA ttGCTAAATTTATTGGAAGTTGTCATTGATAATGCTGAAAGTAGCTCCAACACGTCTAATACGACAGAAGTATCCCCTACTGAGCAACCGTCTGGCCCTGAAATAGCGGCTTCTGATGTGGGGTTAAATTCTGATGTGGGTGCCTCTTCTAATGATGCTATGCCAACCAAAAGTGAAACCTCTAAACCTTCCACATCTTCTCATGCAAATAAAGAATGTGACGTTCACTCTGTACTACTTGGCCTACCACAAGCTGAACTTAGGCTTTTATGCTCTTTGCTTGCACGTGAAGG TTTATCAGACAATGCTTATGCTCTTGTCAGTGAGGTTTTAAAGAAGTTGGTGGCTATTGCTCCAACTTATTGCCATTTATTTATCAGAGAGTTAGCAACTTCAGTGGAAAACCTTTCTAGATCTGCCATTGGTGAATTGCAAGTATTTGGAGAAGCAGAAAAGGCACTGCTTAGCTCAACTTCCAATGATGGTACTGCAATTCTGAGGGTTCTACAAGCACTAAGCTCTCTTGTTGCATGCTtgcaagagaaggagaaagatccTGAAGGAAAAGATCAGACTGATACTCAAACTCAGGTGCGGGGGATAAATTCAGTTTTGGATCCCTTATGGTTGGAGTTAAGCACATGCATAAGCAAGATAGAGAGCTACTCGGATGCTGTTCCTGATTTATTCCCTGCATCCAGAAGCTTATCACCCACGACAGCAAGTGCAGTATCCCCACTTCCTGCGGGTACTCAAAATGTGTTGCCATATATTGAATCATTCTTTGTAACATGTGAGAAGTTAGATCCTTTACAAGCAGGAGCCAGTAATGACCTCTCTGCTGCTGGGACTTCTGAAACTGAAGAGGCCACAACTTCCTCCGGACAGCAGAGGACAACTTCGGCTTCCAATGCAAAAGGTGATGAGAAAAATGCTGTATTTGTGAAGTTCTCAGAAAAGCATAGGAAGCTGTTGAATGCTTTTATAAGACAAAACCCTGGGCTGCTCGAAAAGTCATTCTCTCTGATGTTGAAGGTGCCGCGTTTTATCGACTTCGACAACAAGCGGTCTCACTTCAGATCAAAAATAAAGCACCAGCATGACCATCATCATAGTCCATTGAGAATTTCAGTCAGAAGAGCTTACATTCTCGAAGATTCATATAACCAGCTGCGCATGCGTTCCACCCAAGATCTAAAGGGGAGGTTGACTGTTCATTTCCAGGGAGAGGAAGGAATTGATGCTGGTGGACTTACAAGGGAATGGTATCAGTTGTTGTCAAGGGTTATTTTTGACAAGGGGGCGCTACTTTTTACAACAGTTGGTAATGAGTCAACATTTCAGCCGAATCCCAACTCTGTTTACCAGACAGAACATCTTTCATACTTCAAGTTTGTTGGCCGAGTG GTTGGGAAAGCTCTGTTCGACGGGCAGCTTCTTGATGTTCACTTCACTCGATCATTCTATAAGCATATCTTAGGGGTGAAAGTGACCTATCATGACATTGAGGCTATAGATCCTGATTACTTCAAAAATTTAAAATGGATGCTTGAG AATGACATTAGTGATGTGCTAGACCTAACTTTCAGCATGGACGCCGACGAGGAGAAGCTGATATTATATGAGAGGGCCGAG GTCACTGATTATGAACTGATTCCTGGTGGGCGGAATATTCGTGTTACTGAGGAGAACAAGCATGAATATGTGGATCTTGTTGCTGAGCATCGGTTGACAACTGCTATTCGTCCCCAGATTAATGCATTTTTGGAAGGTTTTAATGAGTTGATCTCACGGGAGTTGATATCTATTTTCAATGACAAGGAGCTGGAGTTGTTGATTAGCGGGCTTCCAGACATCGACT TGGACGACATGAGAGCGAATACCGAGTATGCTGGCTACAGCTCTGCTTCACCCATTATCCAATGGTTTTGGGAGGTGGCTCAAGGTTTTAGCAAGGAGGATAAAGCTCGTCTCTTGCAGTTTGTGACTGGCACATCAAAG GTACCTTTGGAAGGTTTTAGCGCACTCCAGGGAATTTCAGGCTCGCAGAGGTTTCAGATTCACAAGGCCTATGGCAGCGCTGATCACCTGCCTTCTGCTCATACATG TTTCAACCAGTTGGACCTACCTGAGTATCCCTCTAAACAGCATTTAGAGGAGAGACTGCTGCTGGCTATTCATGAAGCCAATGAAGGATTTGGTTTTGGTTGA